Proteins encoded by one window of Chondromyces crocatus:
- a CDS encoding FG-GAP repeat protein, giving the protein MKTPYFRWLLCLTSITLCVSSACGIPDSLDEREQVAVAPAHLTTTQQAKLLPPDGADYDNFGHATALSGDTVVLGSPGHVSSVTDDGAAYVFVRSGATWAQQAKLVPSDLAAGDTFGRAVAIDGDTIVVGVVYHDAGFVDTGAAYVFVRAGATWTQQAKLVASDRAANDFFGTAVSISGDTIAVGAEGDRDLGTNSGSAYVFTRSGGAWTQQAKLLAADGAAGHKFGMAIAVEGDTVLVGSPQDDAQGSASGSAYVFVRSGATWAQQAKLLPTGGAQSDFFGRALALSGDTAAVGALYADRPGMLNTGAVYAFTRTGASWAQQGKLEAADGDVNDLFGESVDIEGDTIVAGATNDRDHGPNTGSAYVFTRTAGSWTQKAKMSASDAAADRRFGNAISIAGDAVVVGCHWDSPRGSNSGSAYAFVLTNDLGDACTTAAQCASGHCVDGVCCDTACNAGPCDACSIAAGAVTSGTCALLTGNACDDGNACTQTDACQAGVCVGTDPLTCTPANACHMAGSCDAGTGMCSNPSLPDGTSCPGGQCLAGTCVLDPGQGGAGGTGGAGTGGAGGSGGAGGSGGAGGSGGAGAGGTGGSGGIGGMGGAAGTGGAGGTGESGGAGGVGGAGGAGGSEPGSGGAGGQGEAGHGGSSGDTVVSSSASATTTSSGAGGGVSGDDGGCSCTAAGASDDSRLGAAWLLLGALGLRGAQRRRRLTAR; this is encoded by the coding sequence ATGAAGACGCCTTACTTTCGATGGCTCCTCTGCCTCACCTCGATCACGCTGTGCGTGAGCAGCGCCTGTGGCATCCCCGACAGCCTCGACGAGCGGGAGCAGGTCGCCGTGGCCCCCGCGCACCTCACGACGACCCAGCAGGCAAAGCTGCTTCCGCCTGACGGCGCGGACTACGACAACTTCGGCCATGCCACGGCGCTCTCGGGCGACACGGTGGTGCTCGGCTCTCCTGGCCACGTCTCGAGCGTCACCGACGATGGCGCGGCGTACGTGTTCGTGCGTTCCGGAGCGACGTGGGCCCAGCAGGCCAAGCTCGTGCCGAGCGATCTCGCGGCCGGGGACACGTTCGGTCGGGCCGTGGCGATCGACGGGGACACGATCGTCGTGGGGGTCGTCTACCACGACGCAGGCTTCGTCGACACGGGCGCGGCCTACGTGTTCGTGCGCGCTGGAGCGACGTGGACCCAGCAGGCCAAGCTCGTCGCCTCCGACAGGGCCGCGAACGACTTCTTCGGGACGGCCGTCAGCATCTCCGGCGACACCATCGCGGTGGGCGCCGAAGGGGATCGCGACCTGGGCACGAACTCGGGTTCGGCTTACGTCTTCACCCGCTCCGGAGGGGCCTGGACCCAGCAAGCCAAGCTGCTCGCGGCCGACGGCGCGGCCGGGCACAAGTTCGGCATGGCGATCGCAGTGGAAGGCGACACCGTGCTCGTCGGGTCGCCCCAGGACGATGCGCAAGGGTCGGCTTCCGGGTCGGCCTACGTGTTCGTGCGCTCCGGAGCGACGTGGGCCCAGCAAGCCAAGCTGCTCCCCACAGGCGGTGCCCAGAGCGACTTCTTCGGCCGCGCCCTCGCCCTCTCCGGTGATACCGCCGCCGTGGGCGCCCTCTACGCCGACCGGCCCGGGATGCTGAACACGGGCGCGGTGTACGCTTTCACGCGCACCGGCGCGAGCTGGGCTCAGCAAGGCAAGCTGGAGGCGGCCGACGGCGACGTCAACGACCTCTTCGGCGAGTCGGTCGACATCGAGGGCGACACGATCGTCGCGGGGGCGACGAACGATCGCGATCACGGTCCGAACACGGGCTCGGCCTACGTCTTCACCCGAACCGCGGGGAGCTGGACCCAGAAGGCCAAGATGTCGGCCAGCGACGCGGCGGCAGATCGTCGCTTCGGAAACGCCATCTCCATCGCGGGCGATGCCGTGGTGGTGGGCTGCCACTGGGACTCGCCTCGAGGCTCGAACTCGGGCTCGGCCTATGCGTTCGTGCTGACGAACGATCTCGGTGACGCCTGCACGACGGCAGCCCAGTGTGCCTCCGGCCACTGCGTCGACGGCGTCTGCTGCGACACCGCGTGCAATGCCGGGCCATGCGACGCTTGCTCCATCGCCGCAGGCGCCGTCACCAGCGGGACGTGTGCGCTGCTCACCGGCAACGCCTGCGACGACGGCAATGCCTGCACGCAGACCGATGCGTGTCAGGCAGGGGTCTGCGTCGGAACGGATCCCCTCACCTGCACGCCCGCGAACGCTTGCCACATGGCGGGGAGCTGCGATGCGGGCACAGGCATGTGCTCCAACCCGAGCCTGCCGGACGGCACGAGCTGTCCTGGCGGCCAGTGCCTGGCCGGGACCTGCGTGCTCGACCCGGGTCAAGGCGGCGCTGGCGGCACGGGAGGTGCCGGGACGGGCGGCGCTGGCGGCAGCGGTGGCGCTGGCGGCAGCGGTGGCGCGGGCGGCAGCGGTGGCGCGGGCGCAGGCGGCACGGGCGGCAGCGGTGGGATCGGCGGCATGGGGGGTGCTGCCGGGACCGGAGGCGCTGGTGGTACAGGCGAGTCCGGCGGCGCTGGCGGCGTGGGTGGAGCTGGCGGCGCTGGTGGCTCCGAGCCAGGCAGCGGCGGCGCTGGAGGTCAGGGCGAAGCTGGCCATGGCGGCAGCAGCGGCGACACTGTCGTCTCCTCAAGCGCCTCCGCCACCACCACCTCCTCCGGCGCAGGTGGAGGCGTGAGCGGCGACGACGGCGGCTGCTCGTGCACCGCGGCAGGCGCCTCCGACGACAGCCGCCTGGGAGCCGCCTGGCTTCTGCTCGGCGCCCTCGGCCTGCGTGGAGCGCAGCGACGACGGCGCCTCACCGCGCGCTGA
- a CDS encoding CPCC family cysteine-rich protein: MKPRHACPCCQFITLTETPGSHEICPVCFWEDDMIQREDPTFEGGANRESLTMAQANVRAFGASSLAVLAHVRPHLPEEEPDGAR; the protein is encoded by the coding sequence GTGAAGCCCCGACACGCCTGCCCTTGCTGTCAGTTCATCACGCTCACGGAGACACCAGGGTCGCATGAGATCTGCCCGGTGTGCTTCTGGGAAGACGACATGATCCAGCGCGAAGATCCCACGTTCGAGGGCGGTGCGAACCGGGAGAGCCTCACCATGGCGCAGGCGAATGTCCGAGCGTTCGGTGCTTCCTCTCTGGCCGTGCTCGCTCACGTACGTCCGCATTTGCCGGAGGAAGAGCCGGATGGGGCGAGGTAG
- a CDS encoding alpha/beta hydrolase — protein MKTRSLSFLVGLTSLVLCAGSASCGGSTGDGGDHTPTPPGGPTTPDGEEPEVDDDASPCRAGERGRVLTYEKVDERATAEDTQAYFDDYITIYTQIGYVTEPVAAEIQYGIDSYRVTYCTVDAALADPLTGERRSRKMTAATGMVSIPRTSGAKPVALYLHGTSVSNYDAPSNPSLEESFDGPVSTAIFAGSGFIYVAPDYLGLGGSPLSPHRYFHAPSEASSAVDLLTATDAVLTDLQDERSSALFLFGFSQGGHAALAAHQELQDSGKERVKGTATAGGVFDVERFFLSSLANEETATLPLYVSYLLVAYDAIYNIYQDPSEAFRPEYASTVTGLFDMEHYFDDVLDALGPTAKETLEPTFHDAVLGDAQHALRKTLRQNQVDDWRPTAPIRSYHSPSDEEVSYTDAQTSVAKLNGKGGSVTLETLNNLDHVNSWLQAMPRAVTWFRGLE, from the coding sequence ATGAAGACGCGCTCCCTTTCCTTCCTGGTCGGCCTCACCTCGCTGGTCCTCTGCGCTGGCAGCGCCTCGTGCGGGGGTTCCACCGGGGATGGCGGCGACCACACGCCCACCCCGCCGGGAGGTCCCACCACCCCCGACGGCGAGGAGCCCGAGGTCGACGACGATGCCTCGCCCTGTCGCGCCGGGGAGCGAGGCCGCGTGCTCACCTACGAGAAGGTGGACGAGCGAGCCACCGCGGAAGACACGCAGGCTTACTTCGACGACTACATCACGATCTACACCCAGATCGGCTACGTGACCGAGCCGGTCGCGGCCGAGATCCAGTACGGCATCGACAGCTACCGGGTGACGTACTGCACCGTCGACGCGGCGCTCGCCGATCCGCTCACGGGAGAGCGTCGCAGCCGCAAGATGACGGCGGCGACGGGCATGGTCTCCATCCCGCGCACGAGCGGGGCGAAGCCGGTGGCGCTCTACCTCCACGGCACCTCCGTCTCGAACTACGACGCGCCCTCGAACCCGAGCCTGGAAGAGAGCTTCGACGGGCCCGTCTCCACGGCGATCTTCGCAGGCAGCGGCTTCATCTACGTCGCTCCCGACTACCTCGGCCTCGGCGGTTCTCCCCTCTCCCCGCACCGGTATTTCCACGCCCCCTCCGAGGCCAGCTCCGCCGTGGATCTGCTGACCGCGACGGACGCAGTGCTCACCGATCTGCAAGACGAGCGCAGCAGCGCCCTGTTCCTGTTCGGCTTCTCCCAGGGGGGTCACGCGGCGCTCGCCGCCCACCAGGAGCTTCAGGACAGCGGGAAAGAGCGGGTCAAGGGCACGGCCACGGCGGGTGGGGTCTTCGACGTGGAGCGGTTCTTCCTGTCGTCGCTGGCGAACGAGGAGACGGCCACGCTGCCTCTCTACGTGTCGTACCTGCTGGTCGCCTACGACGCGATCTACAACATCTACCAGGACCCCTCGGAAGCGTTCCGGCCCGAGTACGCCTCCACCGTGACCGGCCTGTTCGACATGGAGCACTACTTCGACGACGTGCTCGACGCGCTGGGGCCGACGGCGAAGGAGACGCTCGAACCGACGTTCCACGACGCCGTGCTGGGCGACGCGCAGCACGCCCTCCGCAAGACCCTGCGCCAGAACCAGGTCGACGACTGGCGCCCCACCGCGCCGATCCGCAGCTACCACAGCCCCAGCGACGAGGAGGTGAGCTACACCGACGCGCAGACCTCCGTCGCCAAGCTGAACGGCAAGGGGGGCAGCGTGACCCTGGAGACGCTGAACAACCTCGACCACGTGAACTCGTGGCTCCAGGCGATGCCGCGCGCCGTGACCTGGTTCCGCGGGCTGGAGTGA
- a CDS encoding class II glutamine amidotransferase has protein sequence MPNLLALSFEGTLAPSVDLVCLRPGHKPPDGWGIGYYAGSERSATVLKEPAPPQGSIRSELVKAWEHLESSLFVLHIRAATWGSVNDANTQPFSRSWAGRDWLFAHSGSFRDRLVREEKTLFEPVGSTDTEFIFCKLMNWMVEQGVRSLGEIDPAVLREWFASMNDYGGLTSVLTDGQDLVVYADRRGEGEAYMLEVLPPYDHLAFGDDQLGLDLSGRGVPARKGVIVSSEKLRMPPGFRGEWKRIPPGDLIRVRQGAVMAEVGASRDLGSVRPHVSSRKTVSRPTTAELQRFEVVHRTVYRYTTPVERSTHLFRLTPVHDRLQSLLEHRLSVSVDGQQREYDDVFGNRVRRMLVEAPYEEMVLEGRSLVELRDVDPLSFKPLHARSAIPLVWMPWQRQILQPYLLPPELPETQLAELVSYAMTFVERNDYDLLDTLLDLNSTIHREYQYAQGTTTLATTAFDVYAHRRGVCQDFTNLFICLARLLGVPARYVCGYIYTGPKHENQRQGEESHAWLQVYLPEVGWKGFDPTNGIVTQTQHVRVAVGRNYVDATPTSGTIYVGGGGETLEVDVRVEPV, from the coding sequence ATGCCCAACCTGCTCGCGCTGTCCTTCGAAGGAACGCTCGCCCCGTCGGTCGATCTCGTGTGTCTGCGGCCGGGTCACAAGCCGCCGGACGGGTGGGGCATCGGCTATTACGCGGGGAGCGAGCGGAGCGCGACGGTGCTCAAGGAGCCCGCGCCGCCGCAAGGGAGCATCCGCAGCGAGCTGGTGAAGGCGTGGGAGCACCTGGAGTCGTCGCTGTTCGTGCTGCACATCCGCGCGGCGACGTGGGGGAGCGTGAACGATGCGAACACGCAGCCGTTCTCGCGGAGCTGGGCTGGGCGGGACTGGCTGTTCGCGCACTCGGGCAGCTTCAGGGACCGGCTCGTTCGCGAGGAAAAGACGCTGTTCGAGCCGGTGGGATCGACGGACACGGAGTTCATCTTCTGCAAGCTGATGAACTGGATGGTGGAGCAAGGGGTGCGCAGCCTCGGCGAGATCGACCCGGCGGTGCTGCGGGAGTGGTTCGCGTCGATGAACGACTACGGCGGGCTCACCTCGGTGCTGACGGACGGGCAGGATCTCGTGGTGTACGCGGACCGGCGGGGCGAGGGCGAGGCGTACATGCTGGAGGTGCTGCCGCCGTACGATCACCTGGCGTTCGGTGACGACCAGCTCGGTCTGGATCTGAGCGGCCGCGGGGTGCCGGCGCGCAAGGGGGTGATCGTGTCGTCGGAGAAGCTCCGGATGCCGCCGGGGTTCCGGGGGGAGTGGAAGCGGATCCCGCCAGGAGACCTGATCCGGGTGCGGCAAGGCGCGGTCATGGCGGAGGTCGGCGCCTCCAGGGACCTGGGGTCGGTGCGGCCCCACGTCAGCTCGCGCAAGACGGTGTCGCGCCCGACGACGGCGGAGCTGCAGCGGTTCGAGGTGGTTCACCGCACGGTGTACCGCTACACGACGCCGGTGGAGCGGAGCACGCACCTGTTCCGGCTGACGCCCGTCCACGATCGGTTGCAGTCGCTGCTGGAACACCGGCTCAGCGTCTCGGTGGACGGGCAGCAGCGCGAATACGATGACGTGTTCGGGAATCGGGTGCGGCGGATGCTGGTGGAGGCGCCGTACGAGGAGATGGTCCTGGAGGGGCGCTCGCTCGTGGAGCTGCGTGACGTGGACCCGCTGAGCTTCAAGCCGCTGCACGCGCGGTCGGCCATTCCGCTGGTGTGGATGCCGTGGCAGCGGCAGATCTTGCAGCCCTACCTGCTGCCGCCGGAGCTGCCGGAGACCCAGCTCGCGGAGCTGGTGAGCTATGCGATGACCTTCGTGGAGCGGAACGATTACGATCTGCTGGACACGCTGCTCGATCTGAACAGCACGATTCACCGCGAGTATCAGTACGCGCAGGGGACGACGACGCTCGCGACGACGGCATTCGACGTGTACGCGCACCGGCGGGGGGTGTGTCAGGACTTCACGAACCTGTTCATCTGCCTGGCGCGGCTGCTCGGGGTGCCAGCGCGGTACGTGTGCGGGTACATCTACACGGGGCCGAAGCACGAGAACCAGCGGCAAGGGGAGGAATCGCACGCCTGGCTGCAGGTGTACTTGCCCGAGGTGGGCTGGAAGGGGTTCGATCCGACGAACGGGATCGTGACGCAGACGCAGCACGTGCGGGTGGCAGTGGGGCGCAATTACGTGGATGCGACGCCGACCTCGGGGACGATTTACGTGGGCGGTGGAGGCGAGACGCTCGAGGTGGATGTACGGGTGGAGCCGGTGTGA
- a CDS encoding class I SAM-dependent methyltransferase produces MGDERVRAETSVPRTYGSFAERFSALAPTKPHNGLYERPATLDLLGPVEGQRVLDAACGPGICSEILARQGATVHGFDVTPEMIALARARCAGLPVELTEGDMSAPLHWLEDGAFDKILCSLALDYLEVLTPTLREFFRVTRPGGTLTFSMGHPMGDWNHPEIRGEGAYHERRHFGLHWSGFGEPRPFVESYRRPLAEILNALVDPGWILDRVVEPLPLPEMKAVAPRLYEELSLAPVFLCIRARKPGEPSTP; encoded by the coding sequence ATGGGTGACGAGAGAGTCCGCGCCGAAACGAGCGTCCCGCGAACCTATGGCTCCTTCGCCGAGCGCTTCTCGGCCCTGGCGCCGACGAAGCCCCACAACGGTCTCTACGAGCGCCCGGCGACGCTGGATCTCCTGGGGCCGGTCGAGGGACAGCGGGTCCTCGACGCCGCCTGCGGCCCGGGGATCTGCAGCGAGATCCTGGCGCGGCAGGGGGCGACGGTGCACGGCTTCGACGTGACCCCCGAGATGATCGCGCTGGCCAGGGCGCGGTGTGCCGGGCTCCCGGTCGAGCTGACCGAGGGGGACATGAGCGCGCCGCTGCACTGGCTGGAGGACGGCGCCTTCGACAAGATCCTGTGCTCGCTGGCGCTCGATTACCTGGAGGTGCTGACGCCGACGCTGCGCGAGTTCTTCCGGGTGACTCGACCCGGCGGCACGCTGACCTTCTCCATGGGCCACCCCATGGGCGACTGGAACCACCCGGAGATCCGCGGCGAGGGCGCCTACCACGAGCGGCGGCACTTCGGCCTGCACTGGTCGGGCTTTGGGGAGCCCAGGCCCTTCGTGGAGAGCTACCGGCGGCCGCTCGCGGAGATCCTGAATGCGCTCGTCGACCCGGGCTGGATCCTCGATCGCGTCGTCGAACCGCTCCCCTTGCCCGAGATGAAGGCCGTCGCCCCGCGACTCTACGAGGAGCTGTCCCTGGCGCCGGTGTTCCTCTGCATCCGAGCGCGGAAGCCGGGCGAGCCTTCGACGCCGTGA
- a CDS encoding SUMF1/EgtB/PvdO family nonheme iron enzyme, which produces MRTSSRATTSRQQPAGADDSMPPLAMSPAAPKDSHNDPSWLRVGLTLTVALPAGIALGWGAFQLWPGATVRPFSTSTTIAATDAPSGTLSLRETDGLTVDGPEPDGPTADGPGDESSAATTDAPGGTGASAATDAPPSSPVAEQEDWIPETLSTQRTRLFARMRRGLRLDEAQMAAVEAIFAASPVLGQGNPEITQHPMARSTCRERRAAAGVVDVDEPRCGGPHRVPVFNPEAGQAARDARVCVDQFEFPGLPCEYPVVHVRAREAALLCKAVGKRLCDAHEWEGACAGALRPVEKEYTWGRPRPEAKHQHNVTRTRVWSYGPEKDHPRCATGSVRTPGCPGGGYDKCGSNTYPAGAFPACGSPFGAFDLHGNVAEHMSFPLRPEELGAAGGDGMTEMKGSWFVFATVNAHEDDCRWRAPDWHGTRVMSETSHLNYHLGFRCCADVADAALAAP; this is translated from the coding sequence ATGCGCACCTCGTCGCGCGCCACCACCTCCAGGCAACAGCCGGCCGGCGCCGACGACTCGATGCCCCCGCTCGCGATGAGCCCTGCGGCCCCCAAGGACAGCCACAACGACCCGTCCTGGCTCCGCGTGGGTCTGACGCTCACCGTCGCCCTGCCCGCAGGCATCGCGCTGGGCTGGGGGGCTTTCCAGCTCTGGCCTGGAGCGACCGTGCGTCCCTTCTCGACGTCGACGACGATCGCGGCGACGGACGCGCCATCGGGGACGCTCTCCCTCCGGGAGACGGATGGCCTGACGGTGGACGGCCCAGAACCGGATGGCCCAACGGCGGACGGCCCAGGAGACGAAAGCTCGGCCGCGACGACCGATGCGCCCGGCGGCACGGGGGCCTCAGCAGCGACCGACGCGCCCCCTTCGTCGCCCGTCGCCGAGCAGGAGGACTGGATCCCGGAGACGCTCTCGACGCAACGCACACGCCTCTTCGCCCGCATGCGGCGAGGGCTGCGGCTCGACGAGGCGCAGATGGCCGCGGTCGAGGCGATCTTTGCGGCTTCGCCGGTGCTCGGGCAGGGGAACCCGGAGATCACGCAGCATCCGATGGCGCGCTCGACGTGCCGGGAGCGGCGGGCGGCGGCAGGGGTGGTGGACGTCGACGAGCCCCGCTGCGGAGGTCCGCACCGCGTGCCGGTGTTCAATCCGGAGGCGGGACAGGCGGCGCGGGATGCGCGGGTGTGCGTCGATCAGTTCGAGTTCCCCGGGCTGCCTTGCGAGTACCCGGTGGTGCACGTACGAGCGCGCGAGGCCGCGCTGCTCTGCAAGGCCGTGGGCAAGCGGCTCTGCGACGCGCACGAGTGGGAGGGAGCGTGCGCGGGGGCGCTGCGGCCGGTGGAGAAGGAATACACGTGGGGCCGGCCGCGGCCCGAGGCGAAGCACCAGCACAACGTGACGCGCACGCGGGTGTGGAGCTACGGGCCCGAGAAGGACCACCCGCGGTGCGCGACGGGGAGCGTGCGGACGCCGGGATGTCCGGGCGGTGGTTACGACAAGTGCGGGTCGAACACGTACCCGGCAGGCGCGTTCCCCGCGTGCGGTAGCCCCTTCGGGGCGTTCGATCTGCACGGGAACGTGGCGGAGCACATGAGCTTCCCGCTGCGGCCCGAGGAGCTGGGCGCCGCGGGTGGGGACGGGATGACGGAGATGAAGGGGAGCTGGTTCGTGTTCGCCACGGTGAACGCGCACGAGGATGACTGCCGCTGGCGCGCACCGGACTGGCACGGGACGCGCGTGATGAGCGAGACCAGTCACCTGAACTATCACCTGGGGTTTCGCTGCTGCGCCGATGTCGCGGATGCTGCACTGGCCGCCCCATGA
- a CDS encoding uracil-DNA glycosylase family protein, with amino-acid sequence MSLPRQQPEPTDFETITAALRACRICRDAPENLPGLPHEPRPIVHGQSSARLCIASQAPGILAHTSGKSFDDPSGVRLRAWLGIDETVFYDGRRVAIVPMGSCFPGNDAKGGDLPPRLECAPRWRTSLFAALPHLELILVIGQYAQAWHLGEDFDGLTSTVKRWEAILSSERFPRVLPLPHPSWRNNAWLKKNPWFEAELLPVLRQQVAAMLAFPAEASPAP; translated from the coding sequence ATGAGTCTTCCCCGCCAGCAACCGGAGCCCACGGATTTCGAGACGATCACCGCGGCGCTCCGCGCATGCCGCATCTGCCGTGACGCGCCCGAGAACCTGCCGGGACTCCCCCACGAGCCGCGCCCCATCGTCCACGGGCAGTCCTCGGCGCGCCTCTGCATCGCGAGCCAGGCGCCCGGGATCCTGGCCCACACCAGCGGAAAGTCCTTCGACGATCCCTCCGGGGTGCGTTTGCGCGCCTGGCTGGGCATCGACGAGACCGTCTTCTACGACGGGCGCCGCGTCGCCATCGTGCCGATGGGCTCGTGTTTCCCGGGGAACGACGCGAAGGGGGGGGATCTGCCGCCGCGGCTGGAGTGTGCCCCACGCTGGAGGACGTCCCTCTTCGCGGCCCTCCCTCACCTGGAGCTGATCCTGGTCATCGGCCAGTACGCCCAGGCCTGGCACCTCGGCGAGGACTTCGATGGACTCACCAGCACCGTCAAGCGCTGGGAGGCGATCCTTTCGAGCGAGCGCTTCCCGCGCGTCTTGCCGCTGCCCCACCCCTCGTGGCGCAACAACGCCTGGCTGAAGAAGAACCCCTGGTTCGAGGCCGAGCTCTTGCCGGTGCTGCGCCAGCAGGTGGCGGCCATGCTCGCATTCCCGGCGGAAGCGTCACCCGCTCCCTGA
- a CDS encoding FG-GAP repeat protein has translation MLAGLGLGALLAGACGVDERWGLDEKRSAIVETESAAVQVAEAAAVPGNSLDALVATHQAKLLAGDGAAGDSFGFTVAMSGDTAVIGAFVHTSSVAHEGAAYVFVRSSGGTWTQQAKLVASDGEVEDFFGTSVAIDGNTIVIGAPDDDEDVDDEGSAHVFVRSGSTWSLQAKLVASDRAENDFLGRFVAVSGDTIALTAAGDDDNGAQSGSAYVFTRTGTSWTQQAKLLASDGAAGDGFGSAITLAGDTVVVGASEDDDHGTSSGSAYVFTRTGSNWTQQAKLLASDAATGDYFGTSLALNGSTVAVGSQFDANENGTGAGSVYLFTRAGSNWTQQAKILASDGAQSDFFGASVALEGETLVVGAHYDDDRGSNSGSAYVFTRSGSSWTQQAKLLASDGATNDFFGLSVALSGESVLVGAYGDDDLGSSSGSAHAFRLVGSLGDPCTTAARCGSGHCVDGVCCDSACGAGACDACSVAAGAAVDGTCALLTGPPCNDGDACTQVDTCQVGVCTGANPVTCMPMSACHAAGTCNASTGMCSNPALPDGTACPGGMCMAGTCVLDSGQGGAGGAGAGGAGGSEPGTGGAGGSEPGTGGAGGAGGAGGAGGSEPGSGGAGGQGEAGHGGSGGDAGATSSASVTTTSSGAGGGVSGDDGGCSCSTTGATDDSRMGAAWLLLGALGLRGAQRRRRLTVRCDAGAR, from the coding sequence ATGCTCGCTGGGCTCGGGCTCGGAGCGCTGCTGGCCGGGGCCTGCGGGGTGGACGAGCGCTGGGGGCTGGACGAGAAGCGCAGCGCGATCGTGGAGACGGAGAGCGCCGCGGTGCAGGTGGCCGAGGCCGCCGCGGTCCCCGGGAACTCGCTCGACGCGCTGGTCGCCACGCACCAGGCCAAGCTGCTGGCCGGTGACGGCGCAGCAGGCGACAGCTTCGGCTTCACGGTGGCGATGTCGGGCGACACGGCGGTGATCGGAGCCTTCGTGCACACCAGCAGCGTGGCGCACGAGGGCGCGGCCTATGTCTTCGTGCGGTCTTCTGGCGGGACGTGGACACAGCAGGCGAAGCTCGTCGCCAGCGACGGCGAGGTCGAGGACTTCTTCGGGACGTCGGTGGCGATCGATGGCAACACGATCGTCATCGGCGCGCCCGATGACGACGAGGATGTGGACGACGAGGGCTCGGCCCATGTCTTCGTGCGGTCGGGCAGCACCTGGTCGCTCCAGGCGAAGCTCGTCGCCAGCGACCGGGCGGAGAACGATTTTCTGGGCCGCTTCGTGGCCGTCTCCGGAGACACCATCGCCCTGACCGCGGCCGGAGACGATGACAACGGGGCGCAGTCGGGCTCGGCGTACGTCTTCACGCGCACGGGCACGAGCTGGACCCAGCAAGCGAAGCTCCTGGCGAGCGATGGCGCAGCAGGCGACGGCTTCGGCAGCGCGATCACCCTGGCGGGAGACACGGTGGTCGTGGGGGCGTCCGAAGACGACGATCACGGGACGAGCTCGGGTTCGGCGTATGTGTTCACCCGGACGGGTTCGAACTGGACGCAGCAGGCCAAGCTCCTGGCCAGCGACGCGGCCACGGGAGATTACTTCGGGACGTCCCTCGCCCTGAACGGGAGCACGGTCGCCGTGGGGAGCCAGTTCGACGCCAACGAGAACGGGACGGGCGCTGGGTCGGTCTACCTGTTCACACGGGCGGGGTCGAACTGGACGCAGCAAGCGAAGATCCTGGCCAGCGACGGTGCTCAGAGCGACTTCTTCGGGGCCTCGGTCGCGCTGGAGGGCGAGACGCTCGTCGTCGGAGCCCATTACGACGACGACCGGGGCTCGAACTCGGGCTCGGCGTACGTCTTCACCCGTTCCGGGTCGAGCTGGACGCAGCAAGCCAAGCTGCTCGCCAGTGACGGGGCGACGAACGACTTCTTCGGCCTCTCCGTCGCACTGTCGGGGGAGAGCGTGCTGGTGGGGGCCTACGGAGACGACGATTTGGGCAGCTCGTCGGGCTCCGCGCACGCCTTCCGGCTGGTGGGTTCGCTGGGGGATCCTTGCACGACGGCGGCCCGGTGCGGCTCCGGTCACTGCGTCGACGGGGTCTGCTGCGACTCGGCGTGTGGCGCGGGGGCGTGCGATGCGTGCTCCGTCGCTGCCGGCGCCGCCGTCGACGGGACGTGTGCGCTGCTGACGGGCCCCCCCTGCAACGACGGTGATGCCTGCACGCAGGTCGACACGTGTCAGGTGGGGGTGTGCACGGGTGCGAATCCCGTCACGTGCATGCCGATGAGCGCGTGCCATGCGGCCGGGACCTGCAACGCCTCGACGGGGATGTGCTCCAACCCGGCGCTGCCCGATGGGACGGCCTGCCCCGGTGGGATGTGCATGGCCGGGACCTGCGTGCTCGACTCGGGGCAAGGGGGCGCGGGCGGCGCTGGTGCCGGGGGCGCGGGCGGCTCCGAGCCAGGGACGGGCGGCGCTGGCGGGTCCGAGCCGGGCACCGGGGGTGCTGGCGGCGCGGGAGGTGCCGGTGGCGCTGGCGGCTCCGAGCCGGGCAGCGGTGGCGCAGGTGGTCAGGGCGAGGCGGGCCATGGCGGCAGCGGCGGTGACGCGGGCGCCACCTCCAGCGCCTCCGTGACCACCACCTCCTCTGGTGCAGGTGGCGGCGTGAGCGGTGACGACGGGGGCTGCTCGTGCTCCACAACAGGTGCCACCGACGACAGCCGGATGGGCGCTGCCTGGCTGTTGCTCGGAGCCCTCGGGCTGCGAGGGGCACAGCGACGACGGCGCCTCACGGTGCGCTGCGACGCCGGCGCACGCTGA